TACAACCGGAACACTGGTACAACCGGAACACTGGTACAACCGGAACACAGGTACAACCGGAACACTGGTACAACCGGAACACTGGTACAACCGGAACACTGGTACTGAGTTTAATCTGTGGAGATTTTATCTTTGATCTTTTGGAAGAAACCCAAATTTGAACCATTATTCTGGTTGTTTCCATGGAAACGTGAGTTTTCTGTGATTTCATCAGGGAGTTAATAATTATGACCTTTCATGTAGCCGAGTATCATCAGCATAACATTTACTCCATGCTTCCATTACACCAACTGGAAGCTGATAGTAAAGGGAAATGGACCGAGCTCAGAACCCTGTGGTGTAGGATTAGGCGCAAACAGCAACAACGGTTCTGGTATTGAGTAgttttggttctgatggacccGACCTGCTCCCAGAGGAAGCATGGAGGAACTTGGAGACTTTTTGTCTAGAGATCGGAGGACATCATGGCGTCTCTTGGTCCCTCAGCGTGGCAGCTGCCActtctctaaaacatttctcattATTCAGCAAACAGAAATCATGTTGCTCCCAAATGGCTTTAGGAAACTTTTAGTCTGATCTTCAGTCAGACATTCAGGAAAAGTGTTTCTCTCCCTGTTAGACGTCCAGCAGGAGGATCCAAGAGTCCAGCAGGACGAGGATCATCCGGATCGGAAGGATCTGATCTTCCGGCTGGAAGGAGATCGCTGGCTGGTGAGTTCCCACATTCCCAGGGTTAGGGAACCCGCTCTGTGATGTTTGAGGGAACCGTTCTGCAGGACTTTCCCCGGGAGCTGCAGTGGACCACCTACCTGCAGGAGTGGCACGTCAGACGGACTCGGATCCGCCAGCTGCCCGACTTCCTGGCTCTGTTCACGCAACTCACCGTCCTCGAGATTCCCAGAAACCTCATCGCGGATCTGCCGCCTCAGATCGGTGAGCAGAACCGGGCCAGAATCTGACCCGACTTCTACAAGGCTTCATCGTCCGTTTGCTCCTCATCAGCAGGACGGTCAGTCGTTTCCACCTAAACTCtgtctccacttcctgtttcctgcttcctgtctcCGCCTCCTTCAGGGAAGCTGGCGGCGCTCCGCAGGCTGAACGTCAGCTACAACCGCCTGTCCAGAGTTCCTCCGGAGCTCGGAGACTGTGAGAAGCTGGAGCGTCTGGAACTGGCCGGAAACCTGAGCCTGAGCGAACTGCCCTTTGAGGTGAGGCCGCGGGTCTCTGGACCGGGTTGGAACCGGGTCGGAACCGTCCCTCATGGTGTTTTCTGCCTGCAGCTCAGCAGCCTGAAGCAGCTGGTCCACCTGGACATCTCGGAGAACCGGTTCGCCTCCATCCCCATCTGCGCCCTGAGGATGCGTcgcctgcagctgctggaccTCAGCAACAACCAGCTGAGCGACCTGCCACAGGACATGGACAGGTAGCTGCTGCTGGCGCCGCCTTCTGGGACTGGGACCGGTTCTTATGGGTTAATAACAGCCAAGCTGTTTGCTTAATGGAGCATTACCAAACTCTGCCACTTACTGGTAAGACGTGAGGACCAAATGTCGCCCAAACCCCAAAAACCCGTTTTATCCAGTCAGATTCCAGCGTCTTAAAAACAGAACATAGCCTGGTAGCCTTCACAAGCGGGGGGTATCGCTAGCAAAAAACCCTGAAGTACGAATCATAAATATTAGATCCACGAATGCTAAAGCGACACACctacatggtatttagcagaagctaatgctaaagcgacACACctacatggtatttagcagaagctaatgctaaagctataCACctacatggtatttagcagaagctaatgctaaagcgacACACctacatggtatttagcagaagctaatgctaaagctataCACctacatggtatttagcagaagctaatgctaaagcaccaACTAAAACATTAGGTTTGCTAATTCTAAACCTACAGTATTtggtggaagctaatgctaaagctctaagttcaattcaaattatatctgcAGTTGAAACACTTGAACCCTCAAACagcaatttaatttttatactATAATTTAAGTCTTCTGTAACGACCTTAGATGTAGATTTATGATTCTGTTTTTCTCTACTGtcagctttattttgtttctctatGTTTCTtgtctgcactaatcagtccgaactgcactgtggcacacttgctgtaaatatatttacatatacgtatctgcatttttttaaaatctttgcaaggactgctcttaggttgcttttatattaacagcatttcatatttttacaatttatagcattttatattttatttttattttatctacaactactactcagtggttgttattgtgtctctatgctgtaactgcaaagtaatttccctgctgggatgaacaaagtacttctattctattctattttaaataaaattgctggaaaaatgagaaaacatgaggagaggaaatggaactgctgCGTAAAGACTTCAgctacttcaaaataagagcatgaatatacaTGCTAACTGCTGAAAGTTTACTAAACAGCTGAGTAAATTagccttttaaaatgtatccagAAAAAGGAACTAAGGTGAAGCTAGGTGGGCTAAATGTTAGCAAATGTGCTAAACAAACGATTAGCTCCACTATTAGCAGAACCGTTGTTTATGTGTCTTGTTGGGTTAGTGGGGTGTCCTTTCTTTTTCCCGTTGGGTGAGTGGGGTGTCCTTTCTTTTTCCCGTTGGGTGAGTGGGGTGTCCTTTCTTTTTCCCGTTGGGTTAGTGGGTGTCCTTTCTTTCTGTGACCAGGCTGCAGGAGCTCTCCACCCTCTACGTCCATAAGAACAGCCTGTCGTACCTCCCAGTTTGTCTCACCAACATCTCCAGTCTGAAGATGGTGGTTGCCAGTGGCGACGCGCTGACCTGCGTCCCGACCAAACTCTGCAACGACCCGGAGATCAAGTAAGATCCCAGCAGGTTGGCGAATCCGTGAACCATCGGACCGACCGGCGCCTCTGTCCCGCTGCAGGTTCATCCGTCTCTATGACAACCccgagaagaggaggaagaaggaagAACAGGAGAAGACGACGAatgagaagaggaggaggtggagggagCAGGAGGTGAAGGACGGCAGTGAGAAGGAGTTCATGGAGGCGTACATCAGCACGCTGAAGGACAGAGGTCAGTCCAAGGTCGCCGGCAGCGCGACCTGATGCTAACCGTTAATGCTGCTAACCGCTAGCTCTGTTTGTCCCAAATCAGACACCGTCCCCTTCTCCACCACCAAGGTCTCCATCTCATGCCTGCTGTGatggaccggaaccagaaccggacccgTTCTGCAGAGTCCAGTCGGGTCTGAACAGCTGCTGGACGTGGGTCCAgatcctggttctgatggttctggaggttctgaaGTCGCCCAGAAGGTTCTGGTTTTTCTTGTtgggttttatttcagtttaaattgcAGATTTTAAAACGTCTCCAAGTTTTAACAGAAtcagaaaataagaataaaatcataaaatcataaacagcagcaaaacatcAGAACCTAAAcaatgagaataaaatgtttcatttgtgttttatgaaaagTTTATTCTCTTATTACCACTTAATTATCATAATATTGAACTTTATTCTTTGTTTCATTGCGACTCATTTTAGgacttttttcttgttaattttttaatcttaataCATCGTTGTGCAAATCAGATTAAAGCAAACGTGTAAAAATTAATCCCCCATTTATTGGGGGCTACGTGgtgtggtggcgtagcggttagcgcgacccgtaattggaggccttcagtcctcgacgcggccgtcgcgggttcgactcccggacccgacgatgtttgccgcatgtcttccccgtttcctgtcagcctgctgtcatatgaggggcactagagccacaaaataccctggaggggtaaaacaaaaaaaaaatgtacagattGTCTGCatgttaaaatgtgtcaaaattaaatcaaagccATAATTTTCCACAGAATCAATAAGGATTtaaatttcagtaaatattcTCAGTGACacatatgtaatattttaatagaaattattttatatgaatCATTCCTGCCAggattcatttcttttttgtaaatatgcctgcagttagaatttttttattattttcatttaaaaacagatgaaaatggcaaattgaataaaaaactCACTTATATAAAGTTTACAGAAAACTAATTCTCAATATTCCTCTGGaataatttccatttcaaaataattttgtgttcctgaatagttttaaaattgtagaaaataaaaacattagttttctCTCCAgggctgacctttgacctcctcaGGCTGatggtttgtgtgttttgtttgctttgaaaagtttaaatctgTAGGCTGAGTTTGAAGTTGTgaccaaacataaaaatctaaattacagaaatattttatacatttaattaattgaaatgttttaacacatcaacatgattttagtttttatgatataaaatgtttgttctgattttattcCAACATGATTTTAGATTccaggaaatgtttctgttttgtttttctgaaccTTCTGGACTTCCTGTAGTTTCACTTTGtagtttttatgattttcagAAGCTTTAATAAAATCTGGTGATTAATATTCAACTACTGCAGTGTGACTGACTTCACTTTGAATTAAACTACAAACAGCAGACAAAATGAcactaaaaactattttagtgtcatttttaatatttccacaaaataaaataaaagttaatttgttgttaatttgttgctgttcgtatttttttttaaaaagaccagATGTGTAGCTAATTAATCTTTTGaaaggaacaaagaaaaggcTAATTACAGAGACCGCCGCTCCTCCCCGTGGCTCCGCCCACCTCCCAGTCAGGGGGTGGAGCTAAGCGCTCGGGACGATACGCTATAAAcgtttataattttatttaactaatcCTTATCATTAACTTAATCTAATTAAGTTAATGGTTCTGATCCATTAACCGGGtctttctggttctgatccgaacCTGATGGAAGCGTGCAGAGTGAAACCCGAAGGCTCGGTTCAAACATCTTTATTAAGATCGTCACAAAGTTCTGAAAAAACCCGGGTGATAGAAACCGGGTCGGTGTAGAGGCACTAAAGCGCAGCAGAGACATCTGGACAACAGCTGCatggttctgaaggttctggagCTAAAGAAACCGGGTCAGCCAGACACCGGACCGGACCgcccagttctgttaaactgGACTTGCTGTGACGCTGCAGGAGGAACCAGGAAGCAAACCAGACGGGACTGAACTGGACTCCAGAAAACAGTCCAGATGTTTGGTAAAACcgttccagaaccagaaacacGGATCCCAACCGGACCTTCAGGAACATCAGCTCTGGTTCtgacaggtcaaaggtcaaacagaacctccagaaccaggCGAGGCTCTGAGATTTGACCCGACACCGTGAGTCCAGAACCCGTTGCCATGACGCAGCTTCCCCTGGACGTCACCATGGTAACGGAGTTTCTGCCTAAAAGTAAAAACGTCGTCGGATCCGGGAACGATGCGACTTCCTCCGGCCGCGTCATGGTAACCAGGGGAGTGGGGGAGGAGCCAGCAGGTGCATAATGAAGCAGAGAAACTCCCAACAGGTGAGTCAGTTTACCTGCTGGTAGAGTCCAGAGGGGGCGCTGTTCCCCCCAGCCCTTTGgtctcagccaatcaggagaGAGGAGCTTAGGAACACAGTCAGTGATTGGCCGCCGCCCGCTCACATGCTGCTGTCCTGCAGGAGCGGCTCGATGTCCTCGGCGTCGctggtgggcgtggccagcgCCGCGCCGCCGTTCTGAGCGTGTGCGGGTTTAGCGGCGGCCGGACCGGCGGCGGGGCGGAGGTTCTCCGGGATGAAAACGGCGACGAACACGGCGAGGACCACGGTGCACGCCCCGAACAGGAAGGGAGGGCCCGGGATGGTGGCGCGCTGCGGGAGACAGGAGGAAAcggtgacctttaacctctgattcaataaaacctgatttttagcttttaatcaaaaagTTCTGGTGGATGGATCAGCTCAAGGTGAGAAGGTTCTACACTGATCGGTTCTGATCGGGTTCATCCAGCAggtttggatgtttttattcCTCTAATGAAACCCGATCGGCGTCACAATTCTGATCGGTTTCCAAACCAAGAAGAAGAACGGAGCCGTTACCCAGCAGCCCTCTGTAAAGATGGCTGCTGCGGCGCTCTGGTTACGGCAGAACAGATGGTCGATTTTATACagacatacagaaaaaaaatacagatacctcacttcctgttagaTAAGGAAATGAAACGTATTTTGCTGAATCAGGTGAAGATAAAAATACCAGCAGATAGAAGAACAGATTCaggtttttatcttaaatgataaatatttatatctattGTAATGTTTTGAATGTGCGTGTGTACAGGTGGGCGGTACCTGTGTGTACAGGTGGGCGGTACCTGTGTGTACAGGTGGGCGGTACCTGTGTGTCCAGCGTTCCTGCGGCTGCCGGAACGTCACTCAGCTCCACGTTGAACAGGAAGAAGATGAATCCATAGAGAGCCGGACCCAAACCGTTACAGAGACCCCGGATCCCCGTGATCATCCCCTGGaccacgcctacacacacacacacacacacacacacacacacacacacacacacacacacacacacacacacacacacacacacacacacacacacacacacacacacacacacacacacacacacgcacacgcacacacacgcacacacacacacacacacacacacacacagtcaggctgctcctgattggctgctgtaACATGAAGCTGCTCCTGATTGGCTCACCCTGCTGGTCGGCGGAGGCGTTGTGCGACACGAGAGCAGAGACTGCTGGGAAAGTGATGGAGGACAAGGCAGCGACGGTTCCTGCTGCCCACATCATCCTGCAGGACAGAACCGACCCAacctgtcagaaccagaaccagaagcagAACCGGGAACAGAACCAGAGACTCACCACGGCTCGGACCCGAAGGCGTACCAgcccagctgcagcagctggaagccCAGACCCAACAGAACCGTGTTCTTTTTCCCGATGGTTCGCATCAGAACGCTGAGCAGGACGGTCTGAGGGGacaggtcaggggtcagaggtcacagagaCAGCTGCTGCAGACACCTGGAGGGACCATGTTCAGGAATGTTCTGATTCTTTTGAACgattctttctctgtttttacagttttctctgcagcagctctgattcttccttcatttagaaataaatttatttctaaatgattgatgattatttcatctgaataaaacaggaagcGGCCGTCCGAACACAGCCGCTCTTGCtgctccatgtttgttttcgTTGTCATGGCGACAACGTGCTAGCTGCTGCTATGCTAACGCAGGCCGAGGATGAGGACAGTCTCAGTGCAGGCTTCACGTTGTTTGgttaatatttagatttaagttTGTTTACTATTAATTTGTTGCATTAGCGTTCACAACAGACTATGCTAGCTAGCATTAGCGTTCaaaacaggctatgctagctagcATTAGCGTTCaaaacaggctatgctagctagcattagcgttcacaacaggctatgctagctagcATTAGCGTTCACAACGGGCTATgctagctagcattagcattcacaACGGGCTATgctagctagcattagcatttacaacaggctatgctatcGCTGCAGCTCAGCAGAGAACTGACAGCGCAAAGCCccgcctcttggctctgattggttgtttctagttagcgcTGGGAGATGGAGGAGATAAATTTAGCTTTAGTGGAAATGATTCAACTTGTTTTGAGAATTTCACCCACAAACCAATTTCATCGAACCTGAGCAACGATGGAGAGGATTCCCACCATGGCAATGAAGGCAGCGATGGCTTCAGAGGAGAAATGGATCACCTGGAGGAGAcgagaggaaaagaaatcagCATGACGGAGGAGCTACCTGGAACcaggtgtgtgtgcgcgtgtgtgtgtgtgcttaccTGCTTCAGGTAGAGGAAGAAGCTTGAGTACTGTCCGGCTTCAGGCAGGTAGGACAGGAAGACAGTGACGCAGATCAGCAGAACCGTGGAATCCTTCCCGACGCGCCGCAGCGACTGAAAcccaaacaaccaatcagagcatcagctgctggttccggttctgcTGCCGGGTCCGACTGACTCACAGCGAACGGGTCGGCCTGCTCCCAGGAGATGGGGAACCCCCACGACGACAGCCTCATCTTGTCCGGCAGCGACTCGGGAACCACGAAGAACACGAAGGCGATGTCCGCCACCGCGATCACCGTGGCGACCAGCACCACCAGGCTGTCCCCATAGCGACTGGACAGGTAGGCGCCGATGGCCGGGCTCGTCACCAGGCTGGCGGCAAAGGTGGCCGACACCTGGGAGGAGGAGGTCAGGTGAACCGGGATCTACAGAACCGGATCCGGGCCGGACCCGGTCCGGAAAACCAGGAACACTGAGGAGCGATCCGAGGAAGGTACGGACCGACTCGGACCCGATCAGAATAATAAATGATCGGTGGAACCGGTTTCTTGTGGTGGGATAATTTCTCATTTAGCTGAATATCATGTTAGCATAGCGCTTAGCGCTAGTGGAACTGATGTTTATGATGAGTGAGTTAGCATTTTGGTTAGCATTGCTAACCACTGTTGTTTCCTTTAGAGTAAACCGTCCAATCAGGATTCAGCATTTCTACAAACTACCGGCTGGTTCTAAAGACGATCCGGTCAGTTCAGCTGGTTCTGTTCACTTCATCCTGAGAACCAGAAACGTTACTAATGAGcggatgatgataataataataataataataataataatgataatgaggTTTCTGATCTAGAGCTGCTGTGATGTCAGCAGCCTGCACAGCGTTCTGATTGGTCGTTACCAGGCCGTAGGCGGTGCTCCTCTCGTGCTCCTCGGTGACGTCGGCGACGTAGGCGAAGATCACAGAGAACGTCACGGCGAACGTCCCCGACACGGCGATCAGAGCAAAGTACCACCTGGAgagacagaaccgggtcagactAAACCGAGTCGGTTCTGCAGCGCATCGAAGTTAACAGTAGATCAGGAAACATGGCTGACTTATGGAGTCCAGCTCAGAATCAGGGAGGATTTACctgagaccagaaccagaccagaacctcTCTATGGTCACATGACCTCTGACTCGGTTCCACCTGGTTCTGACTTATTCTGAGTTTAGCTCATTTTTTCtcgtttttgtctgttttacagatttcagaaatatttgcagtGAACTCCGAGATATTTGCGCTCCTGTAATTTCACGGTGTTTTGTAGGAAACATCGCCCCCTGCAGGTCGGAGCTGACATCACTGCAACACGCTGACTGTCGGGTTCTAgtagaaaattagaaaaaaactgaaataaaaatgccagGTTTGTTGATTTAACgtgaatttctgaaaaaaagtgatttatttgtctttagttgcagtaaaacatgaagcagaaacaaatttagtgagaaaaacaggaagtttgtcacattttgatGGTGATTCTGGTGCATTAAACCCGTcaggaaaacaactttttatggAGGTGACATTGCCACAGAAATTGTTGCAATAAAGAATAATGTTATGAAACTAGTGGTAAGTCATATAATGATGATGGAGTAATAAtggaaataaactttaaattctaacatttaaaactggaaaatgttttaaatacccaaaataaataaaacaaacaaactaataaacaatatttgttgGAAGAAACgtgaagaaaaatgaataaagcaaATTATTGATCTGGTTTTGATTTAATGCgatgaattgatttatttcgTCAGGCTTCCTGAGAGCAGGTCGGCTGCTTCAGAACCCAGAGAGCCGGTTCTGTTCTGctgaaccgggtcagaactgaACCAGCTGCTGGTTCCTCAGATTAAAACCTGAGATCCATTCAGAACCAGATGGACCTCTGGgaacaaacaggacaaaaagtCCAAATTCAGCTTCAGTTTGTACGAACAAACACCAGGAGGgagctgacctttgacctctggccCAAACTGAAGCACCAGGAAGCGACATGAAACTGGTTCCAGTAGCAGAACTGGTCAGCAGGGCTGCGTGTGGCGCAGTGAgcggccagcagggggagccaGAGGCCTGCAGCCGCTCACATGAGGAACATGTGACAGTTaaacccagcagaaccagaaccagactgggTCTCACATCAGAGCGTTTCTGCTTCATCAGAACCTGAGAAACTTCAGAACAAAGTTTCCCACAGAGATGATCCGATCAGAACCGGGATCAGTTCCGATCCAAACACCCAGGATGGGTTCTGATCCGCAGCTCAAACAGCCTGAGATCAGGGTTTTATAAACatcggttctgatccagaaactctgaatatttttcagtcggactcagaaccagaaccggactcACCAGGGGCTGATCCTCATGAAGGGGATCGGGGCGCAGGTGAAGAAGACGGTGATGAGGAGGAAGGACTTCCTGCCCCAGGTGTCCGACAGAGCACCAATCAGAGGAGCCGACAGGAAGGACAGGAAGCCCTGAGGACAGAGAGACGGCCGTCAGAGGACGGTTCTgaccggttctgacccggctcGGTCGGCCCGGACAGTGATGTGAAACCCGGTGATAACAGAGAGAAACGGGACGCAGAGCGGCCCGTTTCGCCGTGTTCCATTTCTATTCACACCaaagtttctgattttaatcagtttttccactttttttattttaattatgaaaagttattaagttattttaataacttctGTAATTTGTGGAGAATCCAACATCGTTTCAGATTTAATCTGGTCAGGCGGGTCGGACCAGACGAACAGTTCTGGGAGGGGAAGTCGGGTCTGCAGGGAGGAGGAAGTGCTGCACgattctacttcctgttgtggttaagccccgccccctcacctTGACGCCATGCACCAGGCCGTTCATCAGGAAGGTGTGCTGAGGGAACGTTTCATGGAGAACCTGGAGAACCAAACCACAAGACGTCAGCCGACCCAAAGCCCGGTTCTGTCTGAACCGAACAGAACCGCCGACCCAGTTCTCACCTTCAGCATGGGCGTAGTCAGCAGGCCCCAGGCGAAGAACTCCAGGAAGATCACCACCACCGCATGGGTCACTCTGGCCCGGGTCCGCTTCAGCTGAGGAGAGAACCGCACCAGAACCACTCAGAACCACTCAGAACCACAGGTCAGGTTCTGAATCCAGCAGATCAAACTTTGAtccaaacagaaaagattcTCAGGAAATGGAGGAACTGATTCACCTGGTGGTGAGTTTAAGGACAGAGAAAAGTGGGAATTTTCAGCTTAATGTGTTTATTGCATGGAGAGCAGCTTCATTAAAGATAAATTctgttaataataaatcattaataattACTCcagcaaatacacaaataaatgcaCCATGAACTGAAAGCTAAAGGTTCCTGAAATTCAGGAAGTAGCCtttcaaaaatcaaattattcttttttaatttgtgtttctgtatttCCTAATTATGTACGAATGATGGTATTAATGTATTAAGTTCTTCATCTGACCCAGTCGGGTCATTtctgagaaaatctgaaaatctccCGTTCTGACTCTCGTTTGTGAGACTAAAGTTCCTCCATGTCTGCAggattacagtttaaaaataataaaacaacaacaaaaataataatcccagaagtaaaaataatccagaaaacATGTCACTCTCCAGAATTTGCTCTTCTTTAAAGTTTCTTAAgaaaaaacttcagatttttactgataaaatataaagagattattttaaatcagaacCCGGGTCGACCCACAGcttctgggtcagaaccagggaACTGGACGGTTCTGACCCGATCTAGCTCTCCAGACCAGAACCTTCTACTTCTGGTCGGTTTGGTTCTGCAGCAGCGGCCCGGTCCGATCCGTAGTGTTAGGTAAGCAGGAGGGATTTGGTCCgtttgagctgcagcagcttccaactggactggaccggaccggaccagcGCTGATCCAGGACCCAGCTGCAGGTTAAACTGGACCAGGTCAGAAACTCTGTGCTGCAGGCCAGAACCGGTCTGAACAGAACCGGGCCTGAAGTTCTCCTTTCTGTTGAAGCTAATGAGCCGTTAGCAATAAGATGCTAACCGCTCATTAGCTTCAGGAAGTGGAGGATAAAAGCAGCGCTGTTCTTCTGCAGACGGATCACATGACCACAGATCAGCTGGCTGTCAGCAGCACAGGGTCTGCATTcatcaggtcagaggtcaaactgAGCCTCCTCTCTGCCGTGCTGGGCTCCCAGAATGCAGCAGGGTTTCTGTCAGGTCTCTGTTTCCTCTTGGATCAGAACATCAGGTCCGCCTCCAGCTGGGAGGTTCTGACTCTGGATCATGTTTATCATTTCAACAGTGAATCTGATGAAACCAAACCTTCTTCCTGCCGGTGATGCGagcagcagccatgttggaacGTGAAGTTAGACGTTTTAACTGGGGGGTCGGAGTCACTCCCAGTTTCCCAGTAGAAAATCATAATTGGTTTTTCCAAAGTCTAAATTTCCCACTTCTGACCACACCTGGAACGCATCGCATCCTCAGCTGGATTCTGTAGAAGGAGATTTCTCCTTCAACCTGGATCAGggtcatgacctttgacctgtggAGCTCTGGTCATTTATCTGAGTTTCACACTGTGACCTCCGACCTCAGGCTGAAGCTGCTGGGACATcagatgttttcttctctgGAAGATGATGAtggagatgacctttgacccttctCAGGTGAATCATCAGCACCAGCCT
The genomic region above belongs to Xiphophorus maculatus strain JP 163 A chromosome 12, X_maculatus-5.0-male, whole genome shotgun sequence and contains:
- the lrrc2 gene encoding leucine-rich repeat-containing protein 2 isoform X3, which gives rise to MNTVRIDQQWQYRIYCKSMKAKELQQLHHYLERSLLTEPPPYGGHLDRNTDVQQEDPRVQQDEDHPDRKDLIFRLEGDRWLDFPRELQWTTYLQEWHVRRTRIRQLPDFLALFTQLTVLEIPRNLIADLPPQIGKLAALRRLNVSYNRLSRVPPELGDCEKLERLELAGNLSLSELPFELSSLKQLVHLDISENRFASIPICALRMRRLQLLDLSNNQLSDLPQDMDRLQELSTLYVHKNSLSYLPVCLTNISSLKMVVASGDALTCVPTKLCNDPEIKFIRLYDNPEKRRKKEEQEKTTNEKRRRWREQEVKDGSEKEFMEAYISTLKDRDTVPFSTTKVSISCLL
- the lrrc2 gene encoding leucine-rich repeat-containing protein 2 isoform X2; translated protein: MGPNRKLDVPVYDLSAVRGIWEVRVKKYRTRQKKEQERVENSALARIDQQWQYRIYCKSMKAKELQQLHHYLERSLLTEPPPYGGHLDRNTDVQQEDPRVQQDEDHPDRKDLIFRLEGDRWLDFPRELQWTTYLQEWHVRRTRIRQLPDFLALFTQLTVLEIPRNLIADLPPQIGKLAALRRLNVSYNRLSRVPPELGDCEKLERLELAGNLSLSELPFELSSLKQLVHLDISENRFASIPICALRMRRLQLLDLSNNQLSDLPQDMDRLQELSTLYVHKNSLSYLPVCLTNISSLKMVVASGDALTCVPTKLCNDPEIKFIRLYDNPEKRRKKEEQEKTTNEKRRRWREQEVKDGSEKEFMEAYISTLKDRDTVPFSTTKVSISCLL
- the LOC102237296 gene encoding hippocampus abundant transcript-like protein 1, giving the protein MLVRSSLKRTRARVTHAVVVIFLEFFAWGLLTTPMLKVLHETFPQHTFLMNGLVHGVKGFLSFLSAPLIGALSDTWGRKSFLLITVFFTCAPIPFMRISPWWYFALIAVSGTFAVTFSVIFAYVADVTEEHERSTAYGLVSATFAASLVTSPAIGAYLSSRYGDSLVVLVATVIAVADIAFVFFVVPESLPDKMRLSSWGFPISWEQADPFASLRRVGKDSTVLLICVTVFLSYLPEAGQYSSFFLYLKQVIHFSSEAIAAFIAMVGILSIVAQTVLLSVLMRTIGKKNTVLLGLGFQLLQLGWYAFGSEPWMMWAAGTVAALSSITFPAVSALVSHNASADQQGVVQGMITGIRGLCNGLGPALYGFIFFLFNVELSDVPAAAGTLDTQRATIPGPPFLFGACTVVLAVFVAVFIPENLRPAAGPAAAKPAHAQNGGAALATPTSDAEDIEPLLQDSSM
- the lrrc2 gene encoding leucine-rich repeat-containing protein 2 isoform X1, with product MCPQLVHTWPGSGHMGHIWPRPEPMGPNRKLDVPVYDLSAVRGIWEVRVKKYRTRQKKEQERVENSALARIDQQWQYRIYCKSMKAKELQQLHHYLERSLLTEPPPYGGHLDRNTDVQQEDPRVQQDEDHPDRKDLIFRLEGDRWLDFPRELQWTTYLQEWHVRRTRIRQLPDFLALFTQLTVLEIPRNLIADLPPQIGKLAALRRLNVSYNRLSRVPPELGDCEKLERLELAGNLSLSELPFELSSLKQLVHLDISENRFASIPICALRMRRLQLLDLSNNQLSDLPQDMDRLQELSTLYVHKNSLSYLPVCLTNISSLKMVVASGDALTCVPTKLCNDPEIKFIRLYDNPEKRRKKEEQEKTTNEKRRRWREQEVKDGSEKEFMEAYISTLKDRDTVPFSTTKVSISCLL